The following proteins are encoded in a genomic region of Tigriopus californicus strain San Diego chromosome 6, Tcal_SD_v2.1, whole genome shotgun sequence:
- the LOC131882051 gene encoding uncharacterized protein LOC131882051, whose amino-acid sequence MWVTRIKLRVLGGIGFLLSLSLADHQHNHDYGHHAGNNNYSNYWQNQYAPQNKQYDYSSPDLYATQGHEGTLSNWDATNYYAQDYPDYNEPVASPPETNILGTLVEQYRKFGRRIIDRVGGVDRQAFAFLANPGTISIVIGAILAVSLAVVIQQGQTLRDNLDGRINNLNSEINTLEEEVQQSQSNLDSGNQRIARLEAQISASATTPATTTTTSTTPPTTTTMPTTTMSTTTSMATTTMMPTTTMAPATTTMPPASSMVPRQFRLFNVPGLDFDTVG is encoded by the exons ATGTGGGTCACTCGAATCAAATTACGCGTCTTGGGCGGCATTGGTTTTTTGTTAAGCCTCAGCCTGGCCGATCATCAGCATAATCACG ATTATGGGCACCACGCGGGAAACAATAATTATTCCAACTATTGGCAAAATCAGTACGCCCCTCAAAATAAGCAATACGATTACAGCAGTCCAGATTTGTATGCTACTCAGGGCCATGAAGGCACACTATCCAATTGGGATGCCACGAACTATTACGCCCAAGATTATCCGGACTATAATGAGCCTGTGGCCAGTCCGCCGGAAACAAATATTCTTGGAACACTAGTGGAACAATATCGAAAGTTCGGGCGAAGGATCATCGACCGCGTGGGAGGGGTAGATCGTCAAGCCtttgcatttttggccaaTCCC GGGACGATTTCGATTGTGATTGGTGCGATACTGGCAGTGAGTTTAGCTGTCGTTATTCAACAAGGCCAAACGCTGCGGGACAATTTGGACGGCCGAATAAACAACTTAAATTCGGAGATCAACACGTTGGAGGAAGAGGTTCAACAATCTCAATCGAACCTGGATTCAGGCAATCAAAGAATTGCAAGGTTGGAGGCCCAAATCAGTGCTAGTGCAACCACACCAGCCACAACCACGACCACTTcaacaacaccaccaacaaccaCCACTATGCCGACAACAACGATGTCCACAACAACATCGATGGCGACAACTACAATGATGCCGACAACTACAATGGCACCGGCAACAACAACGATGCCGCCAGCATCATCAATGGTACCACGGCAATTCAGACTTTTCAATGTTCCGGGACTGGATTTTGATACCGTTGGTTGA